One Micromonospora craniellae genomic region harbors:
- a CDS encoding peptidase inhibitor family I36 protein — protein sequence MAVLLAAVAVPTPALAEPSTGTAERVTRYLAANPGGTVLNDNEISYRNGELIVTLDAPVGSYGVADCPAGWFCFYEWPNYGYPRGRLSSCGWQNLSDWSWQFRVESAHYNLGSGHVGFYYHDQELFRVNPSKRVHSDAGKWRNWASRVYRHCP from the coding sequence GTGGCCGTACTCCTCGCCGCCGTCGCGGTGCCCACGCCGGCCCTGGCCGAGCCGTCGACGGGGACGGCGGAACGCGTCACGCGGTACCTCGCCGCCAACCCGGGCGGCACGGTGCTCAACGACAACGAGATCAGCTATCGGAACGGCGAGCTGATCGTCACCCTCGACGCCCCGGTGGGCAGCTACGGGGTGGCCGACTGTCCTGCGGGCTGGTTCTGCTTCTACGAGTGGCCGAACTACGGCTACCCGCGCGGGCGGCTCTCCTCCTGCGGCTGGCAGAACCTCTCTGACTGGAGTTGGCAGTTCCGGGTCGAGTCGGCGCACTACAACCTCGGCAGCGGCCATGTCGGCTTCTATTACCACGACCAGGAGCTGTTCCGGGTCAACCCGAGCAAGCGGGTCCACAGTGATGCCGGAAAGTGGCGGAACTGGGCGAGCCGCGTCTACCGGCACTGCCCCTGA